CGAGAGCCACCGATACCCGCTGGCCCTGCGAAATCCATCTTGCGCCGACTGGGGAGAAAACAAGAGTGAAATTAGACCCGCGCCCCGGGCTTTTTCATCAAACGCAGGCACCCAAGGGTCTCCCCCATCCGGGCAGGCCCTGAATTGACAGCGCACAGGCCGCCGCCAAAAATCCGCCGCGGTGCAATAGACACCGGGACGGAGGCGTTATGACGATAGGAACGGTGAAGTGGTTCAACGATGCCAAGGGCTTTGGCTTTATTGAACCCGAAGCGGGCGGCGAAGATGTGTTCGCGCATTTTTCAGCCATCCAGATGGAGGGTTTTCGAACCCTGCAACAAGGCGGCAAGGTGAGTTACGAGCTGGTGCAAGGCCCCAAAGGCCAGCTGGCCCAGAACATCACCCCGCTGTATTCCACGGCCGCGCAAGCGCAGGAAGAACTCAGCGAAGCCGCTTGAGACTGGCGCTCGCTGGTGGCAACACTGGCGAAACGCTGAACACTCGGTCAGCCCGCTGACCCCAGGCGAAGAGGACCCGCCGCCCGGCCATGTGCCACGGCTCAGTCCCCCAAGCAAAAAGGCCCGCAGATGCGGGCCTTTTTTTGTGCGCTGCAGGTCTCCGGCGCCAGGGCCGGAACGCCAGCTCACATATGGTCGATCATGACCTGACCGAAGCCAGAGCAGGACACTTGCACCGCGCCGTCCATCAGGCGCGCGAAGTCGTAGGTGACCCGCTTGCTGGCGATGGCGGCTTCCAGCGAAGCGATGATCAGGTCGGCTGCCTCCGTCCAGCCCAGGTGACGCAGCATCATCTCGGCCGAGAGGATCTCGCTGCCCGGGTTCACATAATCCTTGCCGGCGTACTTGGGCGCGGTGCCGTGCGTGGCTTCGAAGCAGGCGACCGAATCGGACATATTGGCGCCCGGGGCGATGCCGATGCCGCCGACTTGCGCGGCCAAGGCGTCGGAGATGTAGTCGCCATTCAGGTTCAGCGTGGCCACCACCGAATACTCGGCCGGGCGCAGCAGGATCTGCTGCAGGAAAGCGTCCGCGATCGAGTCCTTGATGGTGATGGGCTTGCCATTCTTGGGGCTGATGAAACGGCACCAGGGGCCGCCATCGATCAGCTCGGCACCGAATTCCTTCTGCGCCAGGGCGTAGGCCCAGTCACGGAAGCCACCCTCGGTGTACTTCATGATGTTGCCCTTGTGCACGATGGTCACGCTGGGCTTGTCGTTGTCGATGGCGTACTGGATGGCTTTGCGCACCAGACGCTCGGTGCCTTCACGCGAGACCGGCTTGATGCCGATGCCCGAAGTCTCCGGGAAGCGGATCTTCTTGACGCCCATTTCCTCTTGCAGGAACTTGATCAGCTTCTTGGCCTTTTCGCTTTCGGCCTCGTACTCGATGCCGGCGTAGATGTCTTCCGAGTTCTCGCGGAAGATCACCATATTGGTCTTCTCGGGCTCCTTCAGGGGCGAGGGCACGCCCTTGAAATACTGCACCGGGCGCAAGCAGACGTAGAGATCCAGCTCCTGGCGCAGCGCCACATTCAGCGAGCGGATGCCGCCACCGACCGGGGTGGTCAGCGGGCCCTTGATGGAGACCACATAGTCGCGCAGCACTTCCAGGGTCTCGGCCGGCAGCCAGACATCGGGGCCGTAGACACGGGTGGCTTTCTCACCGGCGAACACTTCCATCCACTGGATCTGGCGCTGGCCGCCGTAAGCTTTGGCCACCGCGGCATCGACCACCTTGATCATCACCGGCGTGATGTCCGCGCCCGTGCCGTCACCCTCGATGAAGGGAATGATGGGCTGATCCGGCACATTCAGCGAATGGTCGGCATTGACGGTGATTTTGGCGCCCTGGGCAGGGACCTGGATGTGCTGGAACATGTAGGAGGTACTCCGAAGGGGACGGGATGCCCTCTCGTAGAGGGCAGCCAAAAATTCTAGCGGCATTCAATGACGAAGCCGGGATATGAAAAAGCCGATGCAGGGCACCGGCTTTCTCTCGGGGCCGCTGCCGTTTGCAGGGTGCAAACGACAGCGGTTCAGGCGCTCAAGACGCCGTGGCTGATCAGCCCAGCACCGTGGCCAGGGCGGCGTTGAAGCTGGCGCTCGGGCGCATCACTTCGGCCAGCTTGGCCATGTCGGGCTTGTAGTAACCGCCGATGTCGGCCGGCTTGCCTTGCACCGCAGCCAGCTCGGCGACGATGGCCGATTCCTTCTCGGCCAGAGCCTTGGCCAGGGGCGCGAACTTGGCGGCCAGTTCGGCATCCTCGCTCTGCCCGGCCAGAGCCTGGGCCCAGTACAGGGCCAGGTAGAACTGGCTGCCGCGGTTGTCCAGCTGGCCGGTCTTGGGGCTGGGGTTCTTGTTGTTGTCCAGCAGCTGGCCCGTGGCAGCATCCAGCGTCTTGGCCAGCAACTTGGCCTTGGGGTTGTTG
This region of Paucibacter aquatile genomic DNA includes:
- a CDS encoding cold-shock protein — encoded protein: MTIGTVKWFNDAKGFGFIEPEAGGEDVFAHFSAIQMEGFRTLQQGGKVSYELVQGPKGQLAQNITPLYSTAAQAQEELSEAA
- the icd gene encoding NADP-dependent isocitrate dehydrogenase; the encoded protein is MFQHIQVPAQGAKITVNADHSLNVPDQPIIPFIEGDGTGADITPVMIKVVDAAVAKAYGGQRQIQWMEVFAGEKATRVYGPDVWLPAETLEVLRDYVVSIKGPLTTPVGGGIRSLNVALRQELDLYVCLRPVQYFKGVPSPLKEPEKTNMVIFRENSEDIYAGIEYEAESEKAKKLIKFLQEEMGVKKIRFPETSGIGIKPVSREGTERLVRKAIQYAIDNDKPSVTIVHKGNIMKYTEGGFRDWAYALAQKEFGAELIDGGPWCRFISPKNGKPITIKDSIADAFLQQILLRPAEYSVVATLNLNGDYISDALAAQVGGIGIAPGANMSDSVACFEATHGTAPKYAGKDYVNPGSEILSAEMMLRHLGWTEAADLIIASLEAAIASKRVTYDFARLMDGAVQVSCSGFGQVMIDHM